From the genome of Toxoplasma gondii ME49 chromosome XII, whole genome shotgun sequence:
GTCCCTCGTGTTCCTCTTTGATCTCATGCTCCTGAGGGAAACCGCCTCCGCTGAAAGCTTCCTCTCGCCAGTCTCCCTCATGCGGAGGACGAGTGAAGAAGGGATCACACTTGTGCTAACAAGGCGTATACGTTCACAACTCCCAACTCGTGCGATCAACTGTAATTTCAGAGTGAGGCGCAAACATTTTTCCGTCTGGGCCTGCGAAACAGCACACATGTAGCTGACACACCTGCTCTGCGTTGCTCTTCGATGACCGCGTCCTGAAGAGGTCGTGGCAATCGCCAGTCTGTAGGAACTGCAGTCTGAGGTGGGTGTGACGGGTCTGGACCCATGGCCCCCCCGTTTCCCGAAGCAGCGTCGGGAAGCGTCTGGCTGCCTGGTGACCCGCCACCCTGCCCGTGGTCACCGTCACCATGTTGACCGTTGGCTGAATTTCCATTGTTGGACGCACACGCAAAAGCGACTAAatacgagaagaagaggaaaaacactagagagaaaaacaattCAGCTACCGGCCTCATAACGAGAACTGGGCGCCAGCTCACAGTAGCTCCAAACAGCTTCTCGATTCTTTCGGGACTTGTCAGTGGCTCGCTAGTGCAAACAGGTGGAGACCGCGAACACGTGACGGGGTAGACAgtcagaaaggagaaacaagaaggaaCAAAGAACGCTGTGTGACAACCTCGTACGCCTGGAACCCGTCTCGTGCCTGTAGCCATCGCGTACCGTAGTTTACCACACTCACGGTTGAACCAGAATCCAGTTTTACGTCAGAAGGCCGTAAAATAGAATAGAGTGGCTGAGACAAAGTACACGAACAGCGGGGCTTTGGAAAGGTCGTGCCGCTACACGAACTGCGTTTATTCCTGCAAATAACGCCCGCACGAGAGAGGACCGGAGAGAAGGCCGAACAGAGGCACCAGAGACGCGGCACAGGAGCCACCCTCAGTGCTTGCGCAAGAGTGCGTAAAAATACAGGTCGGTAATGCTACGCTTCCGCTTCCCAGGTCGCCTCATACACATTACATTGGCCAGCCACGGTGCACTGATTATCCAGATTGCGGGGGGGACAGAATGCCTCAATGTCGAACGTGGCGTTCCATTGCGAGGCGGTATCTCTCAGAGATGAGCCATGACAAGATGAAGCTGGCCTCAATTGACAGGAACTTATCAATCGTTGCCCGCACCACCCGTTCTCTGTAGAACATACCCCTTCTAACTTAGTGCTGCATTCTTCTCTTAAACATCGGGTTGGGGTACTACAGGTCCCGAGTGCCCTCGCCTCACGGCCATGTCATGGGGTGTCTTTTTACGTTGACATGCCCTCCCATGGAACAGTGCCTGTCTAAAGTCAGTAAAGTGCcatccgtttccttctggcAGTCGAAATGTTAATAAACAACGACATGTTCACGCTGTTTGCTTCCACGACAGCCACATTCCCAGAATTCGCCTGCTGCTAGCCGCATAGTGACGTTGCTCTTGAAGCAGCCATGCGCTCTCTCACACGCTGGCAAGGCCGGTTCGGTTGCTCGTTCACAACCGCCAAGCATGCCCCAATGTCAACGTCAAAGCACCCTTCAGGAGGTGAGGGAGACCGGTATGGCACATATTTTGCCGTCGAAAGGGCGGGTCCGCTCTACTGCgtgtcttcatcttcctttttctcaaTGTTGTGTTTTCGTTATGTCTGTCGATTTGGGTCGATGAGTCGTTCGGGTGATGCGTTCTCCTCCATGTAAGTCGCCTTGTTGATGGGCGTTCCAGTAGAGAAAAGATTCTTGTCCCGCTACATACGCGGACCCGTGGTTGCTTTTACGTAGGCCTTTAGAACGACTCTCTTTGTCCCGGCTGGTGGCTCTATCACTTGCGGAATGCTGGTCTGCCAAGAGTAGATGGTACACTGCCGCTGAGATGCTGTGAAAGCAGTCCGGGTAGGCACTGTGCACGCAAAAATTCAGTTAGTCCCTAGTACAGACGTCCCATGGGTAATCAGGTGACCGCAGATAGGGTCGTGAAATTGACGAACTGCGCTTCCACATTAAACGGGCGAACTGGGCGGCCATTCGTCGCGGTGACGGTAGTCGCACGGTGTCCGTACACCTCCGCTGCACACTTCGGGGGGTTCCCAACAACATCTTCTCCGTGATGACAAACAATGcagtttctgtgtctgtgcagcTACCACGCGTTGGGCGGGATGAAGCAGCTCTAGAGATTTCGGCGATATCGCAGATCAACAGCTGAAGAGTGTATGACGGGGATGACGTCCGCACTTGGTGGTGAAACATTCTGAACTAACCGATCTAACATTGTATTTATTATGCAACACGCCATGTGTTGAAGACCAGCTTATGTCCCTCGATGCAACCTGTTTCCGCGAACACACACACCGTCACTGTTTGTGTGCACGTGAGGACTTGCGAGTGCGTGGCCACCGCTTGACGGAAACTCACTCATCAACTCTTTTCTACTTCCAGCCAAAATTCAGCCTTTCACAGCCAATATGTATTTCCCTATTCCCTGATGAAGAAGCCACAAGATGCACGCCCCCGTGAGCTGAACGCAGACGCCCACTACACAGGGGCGTGTCCGACGCGTGCACAGCAAGGTTTCAGTGTATCGTTTGAAGTTCAGAGAGCCAAATTAATGTTTAATCGAACAACGGGTACATAAAGAATTGTATAGCAGGCAACGTTTGTGCTAGGCGACTGAACAGGTGTCCAGGTGATGTGATGCGTAACACAGCTCCGATATGTCGCGATACATGGTGTTCCCTCTACAAACGACAACCGATACGACACGGCGTCGCTTCCAGTGCGAATGACAATGTTTCCGCGTAACGAGTTTCTGGACACAAAGGTACACGAAGACCAGCGATATATCTCAAGAAGCACAAACGCAGCGCCTATCCTTGTACAACAGCAGCCGGTCTCGAAAAGCTTGATCGGGATACGCCACTTTCTGTACTCTGGGAAACTTACAGTGATCAATGATGCTCCACCACAACCGTATTTCTGAGGTGTATCTGCTAGCCTTCCTCCCGTCAGTTCCATCTTCCCGTTTGAAATCTCCTGCTTAGGTCGAATTGCTCAGACACGGCCTTCACGTGCAGCCGGCGTGCCTGTCCACGAGaactgcgtttttcctcctcgaCTATTCTACAGCAGAAACACCCAAGTCTGGACTGAGCCACTACGACAGACGCGACTCGGGCCGGCACCATCAAAAAGTAGTGCTACGTGAACGCTACTTTTAGAGTTCTTTTGTGAACCGTGGTCTTTATGCTGCCTTTCTTTCAATGTTCAGCCTTTGAATTTCGGATTCGTTTCGCGGTAAGACAGGAAGGGCGCCGTTGTGTTTCTCCTAGTCACGTCGTCTGACGTTTTCATTGACGTGACCGTGACTGGGAACGGAGTGTATCGGCGACCTGGGTGACAGATTCTTTTACGGGCACCGGTCCGCCTGTGTGTCGACTAGTGTCTATGCGAGGTCGCAACTCACCCCTTCACACTTGATTTTGCTCACGAAATCCTCACCGACGACAGTTTCCACTTTTGCCGTGCATTTGCTGGCTAACTCAACGAAGAAGTGGACGATAAAAAACTGCCTCTCCCCCACTGTACACAAAAAGTAAGACCACCCGCTCACTTATCGGAAAAAGCCCTGCGTGCCACACGTCTTCCCCCGTACTAGGCATTGCGCAGCTCTCTCACGTGGCCAGCACcgggacagagaaacagcctttgtctcttcggGATACAAAACACATCGTAAAAGCTGCACAGAGTGATCCTCTCGAGCAGCTTCCCGCGTTCCCTCCGTCTGTCTTTTGTGCAACAAAGGCGCACCACGTCCTTGTGTATGCCGTGCTTGTCCGATTCCCAGCTTCTCTTCCCAGTATTCCGGCCCGCCGTAAGATTCGCACATGGTGCCTATCACTTTAGGAAACTGCCGTGGTTTCTAGAGACGACGCTTGCTTGCCCACGGAAAATtcagcagcgcatgcagttgttGTGCCACCTTCCATGCGCACCGAATGACGcagtcgagaggaagaagaaaacagtttTGCCATCCTGAATCTCCCCTCCGAGTTTGTCTCGTGTCCGTTCCTTCGTAACGAACCGTGAGACACAGCGGTTCCCTTCTACAAAACAATGAGCCACGCATCGCACATTTTTTGCCTTTCCTCGAAACAACcccgaaaaaaggaaaacaccCGTCACCTATCTACATTTCACATAAGGATCTGATGTGCACGCAGGCAACTACACATATCTTCAGACACACATGAATAGAtacagatgcatatatatatatatatatatatattgcaGTCGAATGCacaggaggaaacgaggacgTGAAATTCTTGCACTGGAGTACAGCACCTTTCTTGTTTGGTTTTCGATGTTCGTTCTCGAGACGCAGGGATACGCCCTCTCAAGATCGCGAGGCCACAAAGTGTTCAGgtgctgtctctgccctctcgcggtttctttgctttcgttGTGACTCTCTCGTCACCTCTGTCCTTCCGATAACTGAGGCTGTGACGAGAGATTACCGGACACAATTCGGCCTTCAAAATCCCAATCCGAACAACCCTCTTTCACCTCAGAAGTCGTGTCGTCGTGGACAAACACGAAGACAAATGCTGTTTCGTCTGATCTCACCAGACacgccttcgtcctctcttcgaTATTTGAGCAAAAGAAAGTACCGCACCTCGAATGCAAAACAATTCCAAAGAAAGCCAAACTGTCAAAAGCAAGCCACTCTTCCTGGCTGTTCAGGTCGAAGCGGAAAACCGAACTCCACACGGAAAAGcggttttctttgtctctcgagtGTAAATACACACGGCAATCTGGTCACCATCACAGGACAGGCCGTGTCGTCTGTGGAATACGAACTGTAAGTTTGTACATGCAAATTGCTATCTTTACACTTGGTTTTCTCCTGGCGAAAGCAAGCGGGATTCCTCTCTTCCGACGTT
Proteins encoded in this window:
- a CDS encoding hypothetical protein (encoded by transcript TGME49_300048~Predicted trans-membrane domain (TMHMM2.0):12-32:70-93), with the translated sequence MATGTRRVPGVRGCHTAFFVPSCFSFLTVYPVTCSRSPPVCTSEPLTSPERIEKLFGATVSWRPVLVMRPVAELFFSLVFFLFFSYLVAFACASNNGNSANGQHGDGDHGQGGGSPGSQTLPDAASGNGGAMGPDPSHPPQTAVPTDWRLPRPLQDAVIEEQRRAALRLREEMAAADVAAILEAIDTPWPEEKEGGGAEGAPFIFVDPSGFPEPWKVLAPYSVTGGPPFSDPSRERGGKPMIGSGVLGSVQTSRRRSRHRKKGTEGSGGPENVRSEQPEVGRWVFFGRFDTV